A stretch of Leptospira terpstrae serovar Hualin str. LT 11-33 = ATCC 700639 DNA encodes these proteins:
- the pyrE gene encoding orotate phosphoribosyltransferase, which yields MSQTLRDQLFLWMKTYVYRYSEAPFRLASGLESHHYFNCKEITLHPERLAVLAECFVEEIIPKLGIEFQAVGGLTLGADPLAYSIALSYQRKGKLVYPLVVRKEAKGHGTGQQIEGFWREIKSCLVVDDVITTGGSTLKAVQALREAGISVTKGICILNQEEGGAENLEKSGIQMESIFRKSEFF from the coding sequence ATGTCCCAAACACTCCGTGACCAACTTTTCTTATGGATGAAAACCTACGTCTATCGCTATTCAGAAGCACCTTTTCGGTTGGCCAGTGGACTGGAATCCCACCACTATTTCAATTGTAAGGAAATCACCCTCCATCCAGAAAGACTAGCCGTTCTTGCCGAATGTTTTGTGGAAGAGATTATTCCCAAACTGGGGATTGAATTTCAAGCAGTCGGGGGATTGACTCTTGGAGCAGACCCATTGGCTTATTCCATTGCTTTATCCTACCAGAGAAAAGGGAAACTCGTTTACCCATTAGTTGTGAGAAAGGAAGCCAAAGGCCATGGAACTGGCCAACAAATTGAGGGCTTTTGGAGGGAAATAAAATCCTGTTTGGTAGTGGATGATGTAATTACTACTGGTGGTTCCACATTAAAAGCAGTCCAAGCTTTAAGAGAAGCTGGAATTTCTGTTACAAAGGGGATCTGTATTTTGAATCAAGAAGAAGGTGGCGCAGAAAACTTAGAAAAATCCGGTATTCAAATGGAATCAATCTTTCGTAAAAGTGAGTTTTTTTAA
- a CDS encoding ABC transporter permease produces the protein MKIVYYSFIFGYFKDNLTKTLLSITGISLGIALFVSTQINASRAEQSVLDQMIGYSSEKFIGRFVANNQNQGANEDILQKLELITNDQIRLVPELQVKGTLTVSKDQIQSIPVIGKDILISSSLDASKQKPKKIPKYFLSQAFANRLSNNKNEVFLSICDNEIPLKEDHYNILPIEGIFLVMDISRLQSLCNQKKQITSIWLVQEKDGVDFTNIPKLHTEDWTYESKEEILDRAGIVLGSLKINLTIVSLVSVLISFFMVSNMFTGLYLSRKREFGILLSIGSNKTHNFLLFLTQAITIGALGGFLGILFGIFIANTHIITTVNTITDANQIHSYQNIPAFIIFLGFFISVIGSILASAYNSYKTFKILPIDLIREREEKKPIFLFGLSNRNTMALSIIFIFLGIAIGLVSIAKQVIPGMLGVGLVIIGFVLLNFLSLPYLIFQLDRFLSKFQFLPSIKIGLKEIEAEPWKHGLTASTIMLSTSLVLTLTSLTESYEQSLVRWVDEENKSDYSLINDKKLNSGEPGVPVSLFETLTKDSNFSTIEPFYIDSKFIVNKKYYTLHVLNFSNHYDKNELIVSKNLCFLDQICKGDTIFINTELNSSVPMKIQDEKDHFFSERGTIMMDYSYFHKNFKIKFLNSIRITKNEKLSKTETRSLLQTIANTYDLKFIDQADLKKLYLEGMNKVFSILDTLKISALIISILALTTSLVYFIREKSQLLAGLKAIGMDSFQLFKMIYCQALFLVSFGIFSGILNSLILSPIVIFGINRNAFGWILDFQYPLSFVVKLPILIPVITFAICLLPFYFLKQMQISKELKYE, from the coding sequence ATGAAAATTGTTTATTATTCCTTTATATTCGGATATTTCAAAGATAATCTCACTAAAACCTTATTGTCCATTACGGGAATTAGCTTAGGAATTGCTTTATTTGTAAGTACGCAAATCAATGCATCCAGGGCAGAACAAAGTGTTCTTGACCAAATGATTGGATATTCTTCAGAAAAATTTATAGGAAGGTTTGTTGCAAACAATCAAAACCAAGGAGCAAACGAAGACATTCTACAAAAACTGGAACTAATTACAAATGATCAAATACGTTTGGTACCAGAACTACAAGTTAAAGGCACTCTCACCGTATCTAAAGATCAAATACAAAGTATCCCAGTTATTGGAAAAGATATCTTAATTTCATCTTCACTGGACGCATCGAAACAAAAACCTAAAAAAATCCCTAAATACTTTTTGAGCCAAGCTTTTGCTAATCGACTAAGCAACAATAAAAATGAAGTTTTTCTCTCAATTTGCGATAACGAAATTCCATTAAAAGAGGATCATTACAATATTTTACCTATAGAAGGTATCTTTTTGGTGATGGATATTTCTAGACTACAATCTTTATGCAATCAAAAGAAACAAATCACTTCTATATGGTTAGTCCAAGAGAAAGATGGTGTTGACTTTACAAATATTCCCAAGCTTCACACCGAAGATTGGACGTATGAATCAAAGGAAGAAATATTGGATCGGGCAGGAATCGTATTAGGTTCTTTAAAAATCAACCTAACGATTGTTTCCTTGGTATCTGTCTTAATTTCTTTTTTTATGGTCTCCAATATGTTTACAGGGCTCTATTTATCTAGAAAACGCGAATTTGGAATTCTGTTATCAATAGGGTCAAACAAAACCCACAATTTTTTATTGTTTTTGACACAAGCCATTACTATAGGAGCTCTAGGTGGATTTCTAGGAATCCTTTTCGGGATTTTTATTGCGAACACACATATTATAACAACCGTTAATACAATAACCGATGCCAATCAAATCCATTCTTATCAGAATATCCCAGCTTTCATTATTTTTCTTGGATTTTTTATTTCTGTTATAGGGTCCATATTGGCTTCTGCATATAATTCATATAAAACTTTCAAAATTCTTCCTATAGATTTAATTCGCGAAAGGGAAGAAAAAAAACCTATTTTTTTATTTGGACTTTCCAACCGAAATACAATGGCCCTATCCATAATTTTCATTTTTCTTGGAATCGCAATCGGTTTAGTTAGCATAGCAAAACAGGTGATTCCGGGCATGTTAGGTGTTGGATTAGTAATTATAGGATTTGTTTTATTAAACTTTCTCTCTTTACCCTACTTAATTTTCCAATTAGATAGATTCCTTTCAAAATTCCAATTTTTACCAAGTATTAAAATTGGGTTAAAAGAAATCGAAGCCGAACCATGGAAACATGGACTCACCGCATCCACTATCATGTTATCAACCTCTCTTGTTCTCACACTCACTAGTTTAACAGAAAGTTATGAACAATCCCTTGTTCGCTGGGTGGATGAAGAAAACAAATCCGACTATTCCTTGATAAACGATAAGAAATTAAACTCGGGGGAACCTGGTGTGCCCGTTTCCCTATTTGAGACTCTGACTAAGGACTCTAACTTCTCTACAATAGAACCTTTTTACATTGATTCAAAATTTATTGTGAATAAAAAATATTACACCTTACATGTATTGAACTTTTCAAATCATTATGATAAAAACGAATTAATTGTCTCTAAAAACTTATGTTTTTTAGATCAGATCTGCAAAGGTGACACCATCTTTATTAATACAGAATTGAATTCAAGTGTACCCATGAAAATCCAAGATGAAAAAGATCACTTTTTTTCTGAACGGGGTACCATTATGATGGATTATAGTTACTTCCATAAAAATTTCAAAATAAAGTTCTTAAATTCAATTCGAATTACAAAAAATGAGAAACTATCGAAAACAGAAACCAGATCCCTACTCCAAACTATAGCAAATACATATGACTTAAAATTTATAGATCAAGCGGATTTAAAAAAATTGTACTTAGAAGGAATGAATAAAGTGTTTTCAATTTTAGACACTTTAAAGATATCTGCCCTGATCATTTCGATTCTTGCGCTCACAACCTCTCTGGTCTATTTCATAAGAGAAAAGTCACAACTGTTAGCTGGATTAAAAGCAATTGGCATGGATTCATTCCAACTTTTCAAAATGATTTATTGCCAAGCATTGTTTCTAGTTTCATTTGGAATATTTTCTGGAATCCTGAACAGCCTAATCTTATCTCCAATTGTCATTTTTGGAATCAATCGAAATGCCTTCGGATGGATTCTTGATTTCCAATACCCACTCTCATTTGTAGTAAAACTACCGATATTGATCCCAGTGATCACATTTGCCATTTGTTTATTACCATTCTATTTTCTAAAACAGATGCAAATTTCGAAAGAATTGAAGTATGAATAA
- a CDS encoding ABC transporter ATP-binding protein, producing the protein MNHEKKESVSKSAIQIQHVNKTFYQGDVAFPVLNDISFEIAEKKLVTLMGPSGSGKSTLLNILSAIESADSGQINVFGNKLSGASENELTHYRRKTIGIVFQFFHLFPYLSAIDNVSLPLYLSGTSKTIAVAKAKEALSLVGLSHRKDFTPKEMSGGEKQRVSIARAIIHQPKLILADEPTGNLDSGSSEMVMQLFNRCVRELDISVFLVTHNEMIGESGDINLRMLDGKIITK; encoded by the coding sequence GTGAACCATGAAAAAAAAGAATCAGTCTCAAAATCGGCCATTCAAATCCAACATGTAAACAAAACCTTTTATCAAGGTGATGTTGCCTTTCCCGTCTTAAATGACATTTCATTCGAAATTGCAGAGAAAAAACTCGTAACTTTGATGGGTCCCTCAGGTAGCGGAAAATCAACGTTGCTTAACATTCTCTCAGCGATAGAGTCGGCAGATTCAGGGCAAATCAATGTGTTTGGAAACAAACTCTCTGGAGCCAGTGAAAACGAACTTACCCATTATCGAAGAAAAACTATTGGGATCGTATTTCAATTTTTCCATTTATTTCCTTATCTTTCAGCAATTGACAATGTTTCTTTACCTTTATATCTATCTGGTACTTCTAAAACTATTGCAGTAGCCAAGGCCAAGGAAGCACTCTCACTTGTCGGCTTAAGTCACAGAAAAGATTTCACTCCCAAAGAAATGTCTGGCGGTGAAAAACAAAGGGTATCAATTGCAAGGGCAATTATCCACCAACCTAAACTAATCCTTGCAGATGAACCAACGGGAAATTTAGATTCTGGATCTTCCGAAATGGTAATGCAATTATTCAATCGTTGTGTCAGAGAATTGGATATTTCTGTATTTCTTGTTACGCACAACGAGATGATCGGAGAGTCTGGCGACATTAACTTGCGAATGTTAGATGGCAAAATAATAACCAAATGA
- a CDS encoding proton-conducting transporter transmembrane domain-containing protein, translating to MILPDGDNVGIILLLVGLLIKSGFSGFHLWIPKVNEGGPSHALGAFAGVLEVFPLLLFYRYVLPNQLDPIIYQVLFPLAALGIFFGGITSFFHKDPKISLAYSSVESINFLWLCLIIAGMFQFSVDSELMNLSNSFRILFFLSLFHHSFSKTFQLFSIGMVARLKNSSSSDELKGIGRLLGISPLLLGAGTFSYAVLPGTLGFVSEATYFYLNARILDMPIGRSVFLLPSMIFIFFGIVLGGFTHIKLFMSLFLSTPGKDINIQPFGAQKRRWVSISLFSLALVIFIFPLVLPYFVRLPMLSPFVDPQLVDWFWTLSIVSYITIGAVFIFRLYDHYQLKRYGIPKTKNWDCGGGYSGHELSIPSSVFSEPLRNSLGRYFLNKTGESKVDSFLIKGITLFFRLGTGLISKTNHPKDEDVSKYLAISSMFLIFIFSLLILGDFGGL from the coding sequence GTGATTTTACCTGATGGGGATAACGTTGGTATCATTTTACTTCTTGTTGGTTTGTTGATTAAATCTGGCTTTTCTGGATTTCATTTGTGGATCCCTAAAGTGAATGAGGGTGGTCCTTCCCATGCCCTTGGTGCTTTTGCCGGTGTATTAGAAGTATTTCCGCTTTTACTTTTTTATCGTTATGTCCTTCCTAATCAATTGGATCCTATCATTTATCAAGTGTTATTTCCACTTGCGGCACTTGGAATCTTTTTTGGTGGTATTACCAGTTTCTTTCATAAAGATCCAAAAATTTCATTGGCTTATAGTTCTGTGGAATCCATTAACTTTCTATGGTTGTGTTTGATCATAGCAGGTATGTTTCAATTCTCTGTTGATTCTGAACTTATGAATCTCAGTAATTCTTTTCGAATATTGTTTTTCTTAAGTTTATTTCACCATTCCTTCTCTAAAACATTTCAATTGTTCTCAATCGGTATGGTGGCAAGACTAAAAAATTCAAGTTCTAGTGATGAGTTAAAGGGCATTGGTAGATTACTAGGAATCTCACCTTTGTTACTAGGAGCAGGTACTTTTAGTTATGCGGTCCTTCCTGGAACTCTAGGTTTTGTTTCTGAAGCTACATACTTTTATTTGAATGCTCGCATTTTGGATATGCCTATTGGTCGTTCCGTTTTCCTTTTGCCTTCCATGATATTTATCTTCTTTGGAATTGTACTTGGTGGATTCACTCATATCAAATTGTTTATGAGTTTGTTCTTGTCTACTCCTGGAAAGGATATTAATATACAACCATTTGGAGCTCAAAAGAGAAGATGGGTTTCCATTTCATTGTTTAGTTTGGCATTAGTGATTTTTATCTTTCCTTTGGTTTTGCCATACTTTGTTCGTTTACCTATGTTAAGTCCTTTTGTTGATCCGCAACTAGTAGATTGGTTTTGGACATTATCAATAGTTTCTTATATTACCATTGGTGCTGTATTTATTTTCCGTTTGTATGATCATTATCAATTGAAACGTTACGGAATTCCGAAAACAAAAAACTGGGATTGCGGAGGAGGTTACAGTGGTCATGAACTTTCTATACCATCCTCTGTTTTCTCTGAGCCGTTAAGGAATTCCCTCGGCCGGTATTTTTTAAATAAAACCGGTGAATCTAAAGTGGATTCATTTCTCATTAAAGGAATCACTTTGTTTTTTCGATTGGGTACGGGATTAATTTCAAAAACCAACCATCCTAAGGATGAAGATGTGAGTAAATACCTGGCGATTTCCTCAATGTTTCTGATTTTTATTTTTTCACTGCTTATTTTGGGTGACTTTGGAGGTTTATAG
- a CDS encoding NADH-quinone oxidoreductase subunit H yields MNSFLYYFYLVVLFVVMPFLLTGIIRKVRAYAQGRRGPKLLQFFWEVDKSLRKNPISHTNISDFTHLAPRVALFSALMIWSVVLFEWAPFILIPFFLALYRFAYVSFAMEGASSFGGMASGREILLSVMVEPTFILMILAAQSHIEISVSPQGALIGLLFLSLAFIAILAELAKPPFDDPRTHLELTMVHEAMILEASGKQLGIFDLASSIKLSTLLVFLVKLALEHSKLFKNEVLDSFARELMIAPMVILLAIILGFWESNSVRRKWTWIPEFMGLTFIAILILGTLVKLS; encoded by the coding sequence ATGAATTCGTTTTTATATTATTTTTATTTAGTTGTTCTTTTTGTAGTCATGCCTTTTCTATTAACGGGGATTATACGAAAAGTCCGTGCTTATGCGCAAGGAAGGCGTGGTCCAAAACTACTTCAGTTTTTTTGGGAAGTTGATAAATCGCTAAGAAAAAACCCGATTTCACACACAAACATTTCTGATTTTACACATTTGGCACCTAGGGTGGCTTTGTTTTCTGCTTTGATGATATGGAGTGTTGTTTTGTTTGAATGGGCACCATTCATACTCATTCCATTTTTCCTTGCTCTATACCGGTTCGCATACGTAAGTTTTGCGATGGAAGGAGCTTCTTCTTTTGGAGGGATGGCATCAGGAAGAGAGATCTTACTTTCCGTAATGGTCGAACCCACTTTTATTTTGATGATACTTGCAGCCCAGTCCCATATCGAAATTTCAGTGAGTCCTCAAGGGGCGCTAATTGGATTACTTTTTCTCTCCTTAGCCTTTATTGCAATCCTTGCAGAACTAGCCAAGCCTCCGTTTGATGATCCAAGAACTCATTTAGAGTTAACTATGGTTCATGAAGCTATGATTTTAGAAGCTTCAGGAAAACAGTTGGGAATCTTTGATTTAGCAAGTTCAATCAAACTTTCAACTCTACTAGTTTTTCTTGTAAAGTTGGCTCTCGAACATTCCAAGTTATTTAAAAATGAAGTTTTAGATAGTTTTGCAAGAGAGCTGATGATTGCACCGATGGTCATATTACTTGCAATTATTCTTGGGTTTTGGGAATCAAATAGTGTCCGAAGAAAATGGACTTGGATTCCTGAGTTTATGGGTTTGACGTTCATTGCGATTTTAATTTTAGGCACTTTGGTTAAATTGTCTTAA
- a CDS encoding proton-conducting transporter transmembrane domain-containing protein encodes MMAELFYFSGVLAFVVIFLVSVLAPTKGQTRIWLWSILKIGFFGSLFYSWFTDNIVLKWILIEASTLFGALLISSSGTERSFHVGWKFLLINSYALGLAFLGIVILLFASTPLENLDFNSLKQGLVGQSGLLIETGILLTVYGYSGKLGLVPNHFWVGDTYAESPSQISSLIASFVPVSVVLALRPLIQLEREINPHMINAANGILFIGVLTILYSTLILFSREDIRRISAKVALFHTGMLTLFLWLDVSDDVFYFLLTTTVLVKLLIFLSMGILRMDAGKRNISQILERTSLSHKALYMYLLALLVAFVFPLSPVFVLDLKVIEIAIKQKMFLLFLFPIAGAIFFFIALNKVLPLVRLPNRNFEPGVYGILQTRLVFFWFSFLFTVFVGTYGLTYLMAEHIWKR; translated from the coding sequence ATGATGGCAGAGCTGTTTTATTTTTCGGGAGTTTTGGCATTTGTCGTTATCTTTTTGGTTTCCGTTTTGGCTCCAACAAAAGGACAAACTCGCATTTGGTTGTGGAGTATATTGAAGATTGGATTTTTTGGTTCTTTATTTTACTCCTGGTTTACTGATAATATCGTTCTTAAGTGGATTTTAATTGAAGCATCAACGCTTTTTGGTGCTTTGTTAATTTCATCTAGTGGAACCGAACGTTCATTTCATGTGGGTTGGAAATTTTTATTAATCAACTCCTATGCACTTGGACTTGCATTTTTAGGAATTGTAATTCTTTTATTTGCTTCCACACCGTTGGAAAATTTAGATTTTAATTCCCTAAAGCAAGGGTTAGTGGGTCAAAGTGGACTTTTGATTGAAACAGGAATCCTTCTTACTGTTTACGGTTATAGTGGAAAGTTAGGTCTTGTTCCCAATCACTTTTGGGTGGGAGATACTTATGCCGAGAGTCCGAGTCAAATTTCTTCGCTCATAGCCTCTTTTGTGCCGGTAAGTGTAGTTCTTGCTTTACGTCCCTTAATTCAACTCGAACGGGAAATCAATCCGCACATGATCAATGCTGCCAATGGAATTCTTTTTATTGGTGTACTTACTATCCTGTATTCTACCTTAATTCTTTTTTCACGAGAAGACATTCGAAGAATATCGGCGAAGGTTGCTCTCTTTCATACAGGTATGTTGACCTTGTTTTTGTGGTTAGATGTATCCGATGATGTATTCTACTTTCTTTTAACAACAACGGTTCTCGTGAAACTTTTGATTTTTTTATCAATGGGAATTTTACGAATGGATGCCGGAAAAAGAAATATCTCTCAAATACTAGAAAGAACCTCACTAAGTCATAAAGCATTGTATATGTATTTATTAGCACTACTTGTCGCATTTGTATTTCCTTTATCCCCCGTTTTTGTTTTAGATTTAAAAGTCATTGAGATTGCTATCAAACAAAAAATGTTTCTACTGTTTTTGTTTCCCATTGCGGGTGCGATATTTTTCTTTATTGCACTAAACAAAGTATTACCTCTGGTTCGATTGCCTAATAGGAATTTTGAACCAGGCGTATACGGAATATTACAAACAAGATTAGTATTCTTTTGGTTTAGTTTTTTATTCACCGTATTCGTTGGAACTTACGGTTTAACTTATCTGATGGCAGAACATATATGGAAAAGATAA
- a CDS encoding hydrogenase large subunit — protein sequence MEKITGITNFDGVYHQYVIRDQKMIREEVVTKKSNIDFLLDPQYPVWLVRHAFGQDMGVEDYSELKEEDYLSENRGKILSLHQKTGIVRDLAYHGLHVPFHEGTYSHAVGPIHAGIIEPGHFRFIVEGEVIRHLTIRLGFQHRGIREKILGKAMSEVMSFSETISGDTSVGYAVSFSKIYEDMYGIKVSQNIALFRSFLVELERIAVHIGDLGGISEDIGYYPLYGVCVTDRGAALGLMETWTGNRFGKAAVRPGRARVNKRITAKQAKDAFFNLKKVYFKRVRPQILRALSVSTLKERMQGCGFISELDVQKNGFLGMVARMAGVADDLRMGNPDYPGWTTLPLTEEHHHYNGDVWARMYIRYTEIEQSLKWMESHLEDLDWESLWSENEKVNGTQIENVWKPKAGIYTAAVEAWRGPLLVSLDIDNEGLVKNSYIRDPSVLNWHALELAVRGEQVGDFPLNNKSFNLSYVGFDL from the coding sequence ATGGAAAAGATAACAGGCATTACTAATTTCGATGGTGTCTACCACCAGTATGTGATCCGTGATCAAAAAATGATTCGGGAAGAAGTAGTTACAAAAAAAAGTAATATTGATTTTCTTTTAGATCCTCAGTATCCGGTTTGGCTTGTTCGTCATGCCTTTGGACAGGATATGGGAGTTGAAGATTATTCTGAATTAAAAGAAGAGGATTACCTGTCTGAGAATCGAGGGAAAATCCTATCGTTACACCAGAAAACGGGTATTGTCAGAGACTTGGCATATCATGGATTGCATGTTCCTTTTCATGAAGGCACTTATTCTCATGCAGTGGGTCCGATTCACGCTGGTATCATTGAACCAGGTCATTTCCGCTTTATAGTGGAAGGTGAGGTGATTCGCCACCTAACCATTCGTTTGGGTTTCCAACATCGAGGGATTCGTGAAAAAATCCTAGGAAAGGCGATGTCAGAAGTGATGAGTTTTTCTGAAACTATTTCAGGTGATACGAGCGTAGGTTATGCTGTATCCTTTAGCAAAATCTATGAAGATATGTATGGGATTAAAGTTTCCCAAAATATAGCGTTATTTCGCTCCTTTTTAGTTGAGTTGGAACGAATTGCCGTTCATATCGGGGATTTAGGTGGGATTTCGGAAGACATCGGGTATTACCCTTTGTATGGGGTTTGTGTAACGGATCGCGGAGCAGCCCTTGGTCTTATGGAAACATGGACCGGAAATCGGTTTGGGAAGGCTGCTGTTCGTCCAGGTCGAGCGCGAGTCAACAAACGTATCACCGCAAAACAAGCGAAAGATGCTTTTTTTAACCTTAAAAAAGTTTATTTCAAACGGGTTCGTCCGCAAATTCTTAGAGCACTTTCTGTATCAACGTTGAAAGAAAGGATGCAAGGTTGTGGTTTTATTTCAGAACTGGATGTACAGAAAAATGGATTTTTAGGGATGGTTGCGCGAATGGCTGGAGTTGCAGATGATTTGCGAATGGGTAATCCAGATTATCCAGGTTGGACAACATTGCCACTGACAGAAGAACATCATCATTATAATGGAGATGTTTGGGCTCGTATGTACATTCGTTATACGGAAATTGAACAATCATTAAAATGGATGGAATCACATTTAGAAGATTTAGATTGGGAATCCTTATGGTCAGAAAATGAGAAAGTAAATGGAACCCAAATCGAGAACGTGTGGAAACCGAAAGCTGGAATTTATACGGCAGCAGTGGAAGCTTGGAGAGGACCTCTACTTGTATCATTAGATATTGATAACGAAGGATTAGTAAAAAATTCTTATATTCGCGATCCGTCTGTGTTGAATTGGCATGCTTTAGAATTAGCGGTTCGTGGAGAACAAGTTGGTGATTTTCCATTGAATAATAAGTCGTTTAATCTTAGTTATGTTGGGTTTGATCTATGA
- a CDS encoding NADH-quinone oxidoreductase subunit B family protein — MNFLYELKSFFFPKNVLNFNTATPVHPTSRGIPIPTEKMREGSGSISKSAAVCPTKAIRIVSESEVQFDYGKCLQCGLCTEASDGNLRDSGFIYTFALSREELKVTYVSGQMKKVTGLPFPLTENQKRFQELTKKRGFLYREVAAAGNNTVESELNASFNSVFDSEREGVRCVASPKHADAVVFSGPVGERMAGPLETAWDVMSEPKALIACGTEAVSGGLYPMGKLPKEPDLYISGDPPRPDVILQGFRLLMGRFSFQFQEALHKILENEK; from the coding sequence ATGAATTTCCTTTATGAGTTAAAAAGTTTTTTTTTCCCGAAGAATGTATTGAATTTTAATACAGCAACTCCTGTTCATCCTACGAGTCGGGGAATCCCGATTCCTACGGAAAAGATGCGAGAAGGTTCTGGTTCCATAAGTAAATCAGCGGCAGTCTGTCCTACCAAGGCGATCCGAATTGTATCGGAATCCGAAGTTCAGTTTGATTATGGCAAATGCCTGCAATGCGGACTTTGTACAGAAGCATCCGATGGCAATCTCCGTGATTCGGGTTTTATTTATACCTTTGCCTTAAGTCGCGAGGAATTGAAAGTCACTTACGTTTCTGGGCAAATGAAAAAAGTAACTGGCTTACCTTTTCCATTAACTGAAAATCAAAAGCGGTTTCAGGAATTAACTAAAAAACGTGGTTTTCTTTATAGAGAAGTGGCTGCCGCTGGAAACAATACTGTGGAATCGGAACTAAATGCTTCCTTTAATTCAGTCTTTGACTCGGAAAGAGAAGGGGTTCGCTGTGTTGCCAGTCCCAAACATGCAGATGCTGTTGTATTTTCGGGTCCCGTGGGTGAGAGAATGGCAGGTCCATTAGAAACTGCTTGGGATGTGATGAGTGAGCCCAAAGCTCTCATCGCCTGCGGAACTGAGGCTGTGAGCGGAGGATTGTATCCTATGGGCAAACTTCCGAAGGAACCAGATCTTTATATTTCAGGAGATCCCCCTAGACCCGACGTCATTCTGCAAGGATTTCGTCTTTTAATGGGAAGATTTTCCTTCCAGTTTCAAGAGGCGCTTCACAAAATTTTAGAGAATGAAAAATAA
- a CDS encoding adenylate/guanylate cyclase domain-containing response regulator, protein MDLEKEEIVRVLVLEPQKKSYDTMSQLLSEWFGDYIELTWRSVFENGAEEIKKAQYDLLITEIQFPDLEDSPESVLETIMDLAGPSELPVVVFTKAEGKQLPIHAFQLGINEYFGKRRLKKNVLEHRFRNLFREIYRKKVVSIQMDDSLKRFQDLYGMNQSEIQDLNTMVKKFKKELEKEYEEKLNLETEKKKMQNVFGMYVDPIIVESLMNNTLSLDQKGKEQEVSVLFSDIRGYTTLSEKMKPEQVISFLNEYFTAMTEVILGYGGMIDKYIGDSIMCLFGAPVFQEDHRQNALDCAVEMVQVFELWQPKWQQIYGFTPQIGIGLASGKAIVGNVGSFQKLSYTAVGDTVNMASRLESIAKPMEVYVSEGLYNFLPEEYANKYKYEELEPVKIKGKEGLHRILSVKPI, encoded by the coding sequence GTGGATTTAGAAAAAGAAGAAATCGTTCGTGTCCTGGTCTTAGAACCCCAAAAGAAATCGTATGATACCATGTCCCAACTGCTCAGTGAGTGGTTTGGGGATTACATCGAACTAACTTGGCGCTCCGTTTTCGAAAACGGAGCTGAGGAAATAAAAAAAGCTCAATATGATCTTTTAATTACTGAAATCCAATTCCCTGATCTCGAAGATTCACCTGAATCTGTTTTAGAAACCATTATGGATTTAGCAGGTCCATCAGAACTTCCTGTGGTTGTGTTTACAAAAGCCGAAGGGAAACAACTACCAATCCATGCTTTTCAATTAGGAATCAACGAATACTTCGGCAAACGAAGGTTAAAGAAAAATGTATTGGAACATAGGTTTAGGAATTTATTCCGGGAAATTTATCGCAAAAAAGTAGTCTCCATCCAAATGGACGACAGCTTAAAAAGATTCCAAGATCTTTATGGGATGAACCAATCAGAGATTCAAGATTTGAATACGATGGTGAAAAAATTCAAAAAGGAATTGGAGAAAGAATACGAAGAAAAACTAAATCTCGAAACCGAAAAAAAGAAAATGCAGAATGTTTTCGGTATGTATGTAGATCCCATTATCGTTGAAAGTTTAATGAACAATACACTTTCCCTTGATCAAAAAGGAAAGGAACAAGAAGTATCTGTTTTGTTTTCGGATATTCGAGGTTATACGACCTTATCGGAAAAAATGAAACCAGAACAAGTGATTTCATTTCTCAATGAATACTTTACTGCAATGACTGAGGTGATTTTGGGTTATGGTGGAATGATAGATAAATACATTGGTGATTCCATCATGTGTTTGTTTGGTGCCCCTGTTTTCCAAGAGGATCATAGACAAAATGCATTAGATTGTGCTGTAGAAATGGTGCAAGTGTTTGAACTTTGGCAACCTAAATGGCAACAAATCTATGGATTCACGCCACAAATTGGGATTGGTTTGGCTTCCGGAAAGGCCATTGTAGGAAACGTCGGATCATTTCAAAAACTTTCTTATACAGCTGTGGGGGATACGGTCAATATGGCGAGCCGATTGGAATCAATTGCAAAGCCAATGGAAGTGTATGTATCAGAAGGTTTGTATAATTTTCTTCCTGAAGAGTATGCCAATAAATACAAATATGAAGAATTGGAACCAGTGAAGATCAAGGGTAAAGAAGGGTTACACCGAATTCTCAGTGTAAAACCCATCTAA